TGTTGTTCTAGAAAAACAATCTCACATATTCATAGTTGGAAGATTCACTCAGAATCTAGTCTTTGGTCCATTTCCTAGGCTTTGATGAAAACCCATGTTGTTCTAGAAATTGCCACAGCcttgtttttttaatcaaatcccAAATGAGTCTTGTGATAAGGAAGAGGAATTGGGTAAGAGTCATGGACAGCTTTCGACAAGTAGCTAAACTAGAGATAGCTAACGAAAGATTAGGCGGCTTCACACCCTATACTTCCAAATCCTAAGTCCTCACTCACCAAAACCCAGAACACTCTTTGAGCTTTGGATCCTATAGGATCTGATTTTGTcgttatctttctttctttttctcataaaaGGCTCACATAACCCCAGCATGGTTAGCCGAGGTGTTTAGGACTAGTCTTTCGCAACGAAAGTAGTATAGATTTGCTTCTCGAGTCTATCCTCGATCTTAAAAAATCTTGGTAAATAGCAAAGGACGAACTTCAACTCGGATGTATCACTTTTGATATTCTTACTCTCATTGTGTTGCGCCAAGGGTGACAGCTGCTTAGTGGACAATGGTGTGCGACTTAATCTACAACCTTAAATTGAACATTCTCCTACAAGTGACTTATACATTGCTAACATTAGACACATTTTCAAgtgattgaaaaataaaaggaacacGCAAtgcatacaaaaaaaaaaaggtacaatgtttaattaagaaaagaatagcgtgatttgaattattctagaatgtaaattatatttttgttaaatgacCAAGATTCAATCTAAATATAGGATTGAACAAAAGACTTATGGGATTACATGAGTCTTTGTTGCCTCTGTTTTGTCCATTAATCTATAAAATATGTCATTATTCTTCTTATATGAAGCAGAATTTCTTGTGAAGCTGGTAATGGAAAATGAATAGAATTGTGTTGGTGTGTTTGCTTAAGTGAAATTTTTTCCCGTAAGTTTAATTTTCTACACTTTCGCGTGTTTGGGTCTATTAAAAATAACTAGTCATCGGAAAAACCATTTACGACTAAAGAGAATATGCATGGTTAATAATActtagaaaaattgaatttcctatcttgaagaaggaaactcctttttttttgaaaaataatttttttggaaagtatttttctttatcatgaagTTTTCTTCTAAATGAATAAACTTTGTAGTATCAACGTAAATACACTGCATCATCGAGAGATAACGCATTGCGTTTAATTATGTATTCTAGCAATTATCAAATAAGCAATGAAAACGCCAATGGCAATTGATTATCGACCTGATCAATGCAAAACCTTCCTCTATAATTTTGTCtgtccatatatatatatatatatatatatatatatgtatgtatgtatgtatgtatgtatgtatgtatgtatgtatgtatacaCATTCTTTTATTATCTAACATATGTTGATACAATGCCATGTAATAGAGTAATGATGACAAAATCCAGTGGAAGACTAGTCAGTCGTTAATTAGCGCCACACCCCTAACCatgtaaatatttatttaacaaaaacactaaaaataATGCTCTTATTTTTCCTTAATATTGGGAAACTTCCACTTGTAAAGATTAGAAAGGAATCACTAGTTTTGGGACAACCTAGGAACCGAGAATTGGACTAAGCAAGGTCAGTTCGCTGTGGATTTGGCTCAGACTGAGTGGGCTGGTTCTTGATTCCATAATTTGAGAATTCACCCTACCTGGTCTGGTTCTAGGTTCTAGAGTAAGAACTGATCGACCTTAGACCGATCATCTCTAGTCGCATCTAAATTGCTAAACTACGTTGATTTAGGTAAAACATTGAATATTATGACAAGCAATAACAATTTTGCAAATACTTTGGACTTTGCAAAGTTAAAAGTAAATAAGATAACAAGGTGAAGATAGGTGTATGCTTTTTGCGACGTTGTCAAAATTGGTTTTTGGGCATGACATTACAATTGATATATCCTTAATGGCAGTGGACgtgataaaaggaaaaaaataaaaataaaatatagaataGATAACGATCACTTTCCTTCCGTTTTGATTAGTCTTACTCTGGTTTCCTCCCAGCCAATTAAATTGCTACCTAACATACTCTTCAGCCAAAGGGCCTGCTCGGTGAATATGAGGCAGTGGTCAAATGAATTAGCAATATTTCAGGAAAATTTCACAATTGgataaaaagcaaataaaataaggATGGTCCAGACTTTTATATTTGTTGAGCAGGTGAGATCTGCTGCATTTCAATCCGATATTAAAGATTACAAGGACGTTGCGTTCAGTGGAGACCATAGCCTGACCCTTTTTCACGGGTGAGTCTATGGTTCCTCCCGGGCACCGTGCTGTCTTCACAGACCTTCACTATCGgatcaaaaggcaaaaaatcACTATCTTCTAGGGGGAGTTTGGTACATTTCAATTCAGCAGTGAACGAATGTAAGAGCATCGGGTCCCGTGAAAGCTAAAGCCTAGCCCCTCTTCTACTATAATTGATGGGGAAAACGAAAGCGGACAATAGTGCTAGGAAAACGTGACACGCGTGAAGAGtttatttctctttatttcCTTTCGACTCTCAATTATAGAACAAGATAAGAAGTGGGTCCAAAAGGAGACTCTTGTCGGCACTTCCGTTCTTTCTTTCTGGCGTCCAGAAGAACGATACGTGCAAGAGAACCTAAGCACAGTTCCTCCTCCTCGCATTGCTGTCTCATGCCTTATCATTCGTCCAAGAGGTGTTCATTTGGGAAATGTGTAAGGATTTGAGCAACACCGAGTTTAAATTCCTTCTGATTCTTAACTAAGTTTACCTTGGTTAGCATTCGCTCAACTTTCATTTCCTCTGCATTTTAATCTATTGTAGGGCACACCCACCATGAACAAGCAACTCCATAGTCTCATGTTCAGTTTTTCATGAATGAAATCTGCAGCTATACCTGAACGAGAGATTGGAAACTCGAGCCTTTATGATTCAATATAATCTACCCAGCCGAGTAATTTACTCCAGTGTTTTGGTTAATCTTCGCGAGTTGAGCTCGAAATCAAATCAATGTCAAAGCCAATTCACCGTCTTGGCTGTACTCACTCACACCCTTTTAATTGccagaagaaagcaaaagcaaagaaatGAAGATGCGAGGTTTGCTGCTAGTGAATGGAGAAGAAACTTGAACGTAGAAACGCGTGGAAACAAAGCAGGATCAATCGGATTGGATCATATATTCTTTCATCTCGTCCACAGACGCcccagaaaatataaaagaaaaggaagtcaGCCTTTCAGCTTCGAGATATATTGGTAAAACATGTGCAGCAAGGTTGAATTGCAGCACTAACAACATGCTATTCTACAGGCCTTGCAAACTTTATTCATAGACCCTCTCATAGTCTCATCGATTTATCAGCTCACCTTCCTCGCCCCGAAAAACATCCAACCATACTTCCCGAATAACAAAAATCCCACCATTCTACCgagaaatcaaattgagaaagaaATGGGGAAGCCGTCCGTAAAATCTTCATGTGAACCCGCCTAGTACCTGTAGTGAGGAGGCTTGTAGGGACCCTCGACGGGGACGCTAATGTAGTCGGCTTGCTCCTTGCTGAGCTTGGTGAGCTTAGCACCGAGCTTGCCGAGGTGAAGAGCAGCCACCTTCTCATCCAGGTGCTTGGGCAAGACATAGACCTCCTTCTTATACTTGCCAGAGGACTTCTCCTTCCACAGCTCAAGCTGGGCAATCACCTGGTTCGTGAAGGAGCAGGACATGACGAAGCTAGGGTGGCCGGTGGCACAACCCAAGTTCATGAGGCGTCCCTCCGCCAAGACGATGATGCCTGACTTGGTGTCGGGGAAGACCCACCTGTCGGTTTGGGGCTTGATGGTGATGCGCTTCACACCGGGGAAGTTCTCCAGGCCGTGCATGTCAATCTCGTTATCAAAGTGACCGATGTTGCAGACGATGGCAttgttcttcatcttcttcatgtcGTGGACCATGATGATGTCCTTGTTGCCAGTGGTGGTGACAAAGATGTCAGCCTCAGAGACAACATCCTGGAGGGGTAGGACCTGGAGGCCTTCCATGAGAGCTTGGAGAGCACAGATGGGATCGATCTCAGTCACAATGACGCGAGCACCAGCCTGCTTGAGGGCAGCAGCGCAGCCCTTGCCCACATCTCCGTATCCACAGACCACAGCAACTTTTCCAGCGATCATGACATCGGTGGCCCTCATCAGACCGTCAGGGAGAGAGTGGCGGCAGCCATACAAGTTATCAAACTGTTTCAAGCAAGAACATTAGCTCAATGATTAGTCTTTGACAAACAAGAAGTTAAGTATATAGAGCTGCTCATCACTCTACTCAGACATCACTGGAATGATTAAATTCGTCATAGCAAGTATAACAAAGTTCACATGTCGCCGTAGTGAGAAATTATAGATGTCCGAACAGGTTACAAGAATCTCTAAACAGGCATTCATGCCAATAAACTGTGACAGTAAGATAAGTCCCAGATCTTATTCAGCACCCAGGACAAGAAAGAAGATCGCGGGTCTCTAAGCACGATGCACAACTTCTATTGCAGTGACAACTAAGCATTCATTACTGGTGAGTAACTTTACATGCATCTACTCTTACCAATAGATTGAAGATGCATCCTCTCATATCACACCGACGTTTTGTCAAACAGGCTCTACTTTACTTTTTATCAAGCGAAAATGTACAGATCCAGCACAAACAAAATATTCAAGAACTGGAACGAATCAATCTCACGAAGTAGTACCCAGAAGAGTATAGATCTACTAGATCTGAACCCACACAACCAAAAAGTACAAACAGAAACGgcagaagaaagagagaactgTTACCTTGCTCTTGGTGACAGAGTCATTGACGTTGATGGCAGGGAACAAGAGAGTCCCGTTGGCCTGCATCTGGTACAACCTCTTGACGCCAGTGGTGGTCTCCTCCGAGACGCCGACGAGCCTGTCCTTCATCTTGTGGTACCTCTGCGGGTCGGTCTTCAGGCCGTCCCTGATGATGGTGAGCACGAGCTGGAACTCGGCGTTGTCGGTGGAGGCCGGGTCGGGGAGCTTGCCGGTCTTGGCGAAGATCTCCTCGGCCTTGACCCCCTCGTGGATGAGGAGGGTGGCGTCACCGCCGTCGTCGACGATGAGGTCGGGGCCGCCGCCGGGGCCCCAGTCGAGGGCGCGCTCGGTGCACCACCAGTACTCCTGGAGGGTCTCGCCCTTCCAGGCGAACACGGCGGCGGAGTCGcgggcgatggcggcggcggcgtggtcCTGGGTGGAGAAGATGTTGCAGGAGCACCAGCGGACCTCGGCGCCGAGGGCGGTGAGGGTCTCGATGAGGACGGCGGTCTGGATGGTCATGTGGAGGGAGCCGGTGATGCGGGCGCCCTTGAAGGGCTGGGAGGGGCCGAACTCCGTGCGGCAGGCCATGAGCCCCGGCATCTCCACCTCCGCCAGCTCGATCTCGAGGCGGCCGAAGTCGGCCTGGGACATGTCCTTCACCTTGTACTCCCGGCCGCCGGTGGTCTTCTCCACGGACAACGCCATCTTCCTCTGCTGCTCTGCTGCTTCCTTCTTCGGACAGAGATCTGAAACGCAGGAACAGCGGCGAGAGAAacaggggaagagagagagagaagggcttAGGGGTGAgcgaagggaagagaggaggatGAGGGGTTATAAATAGCTCCCGAGGGTGGGAGGGACGGTCAGGATTCGGAGTTGGGAGTAGGTGGGGATCTGGTGAAAAATCAAGGGAGATCGTTGGCTTAGAACATTTCGGCGGGCCCCCACGTTCAATCTCACTCCTCTCGGGTGATACTTAggatgtgcaaaagaaccggacGGACTACCCGAAACCAGGCGCACCCACAAATGATATAAATACTACCGTTGCTTTAGCTTTATTCAGGtcaatagtattttttttttttttttctggttacCAGGAACGCCGTACAGCCGGTAGGTAAATCCTGGACGACAGGTAGAGTCACAATCACCCTTGCCTGTCAAGTAAGTCGTGGGTTCCTTTCCTTCAAGGCAGACGACGTCGTGGATCGAACACTGGACCTTTTGTGAGAGGAACCAGTGCCTAACCACTTACGCCGTCACCACGGGTGGTCACGTCAATAGCATATTTCTATGCAGATCTTACCAAAAAAGGATTAAGTTGCTTTAGTAAATACATTCAACCAACACCAATCCTTTTACCCATTAACATTTTAGAAGATTTCACAAAACCTTTAACACTTAGTTTTTGACTTTTCGGAAATATATTAGCCGATGAATTAGTAGTTGTTGTTCTTGTTTCTTTAGTACCTTTAGTGATTCATATACCTGTCATGTTCCTTGGATTATTTACAAGTGGTATTCAAGCTCTTATTTTTGTAACTTTAGCCGCGGCTTATATAGGTGAATCCATGGAGGGTCatcattgactcattttcaaaTTAGTCGTTTTTTAGTTTAGCCTAAGATAATGTATGTGTAACTCAAGATAATTTACTTAGGCAAGATAAAAATAGACAAATAAGGTATATATGATCTACAGGAATATGAAAAAAGATTATGATATTTCGATTTTAGGgaattgtaaaaaagaaaaaaaaagtaaagagatctaaaagatttttttcctaaaattcatGCTTGGCCCATTTGATTTATATAATACCTACCtccaataaatattttctattattgttttatttaataaaaataataattaaataattaaaagaaatatatatatatatataaagaaaataattctaaaaatatataaaaataaaaaatggtatgaacttttccttttaaatcAATGAAATATTGATATTTCTACCTATGCTATTCAATTATTCGACCTAACGAATTCGTCCATGTAGGTTGTGTACATGtagaataatgataaataaaaggaagagtAGAATTGATGCGattcataaaaatgaattggtTAATATAGGTGTGTACAAATTGGGTATATGTAATGTAATGGCTAGAATCCAACTATTGGATGTTTcagtttcaaaaataaaaaagaattctaGAATCTGATTTAATTTAAGATACGAATAATTGGTATACATTATGAAAGAAACCCATGTATATGTGATATTAGATATTGCTACTTATATATGAACTAAAAATAGATATGATCTAATCTGCTCTATACTACTATGAATTATGAATTTAGATAGGGATTCCAATAGAAGTCTTTCCCTTTATTTCGTCTGTGACTGTTAattgaatgaataaaaagatgaaataaagaaaaagaatgaagaattcAACTAATGGTTCGcaacaaagaaatggaagaaCAAAAGTCGTATGGATTCACAAAAATCCCATCAATATGAACTAAAAAAGAGATATAAAAGTAGTTCGGATGATTCAATAATATTATTCCATTACTTGAATTCGGAGTTGTTAGTTACTTTGTCTAGATGAATCTTAGTGATGGAATAATTAAGTTATAATTCATTGGATGAATATATCattagctattttttttttggaacaaatttactccaaactttttttgtgacatgaaaaaccccaaattttacaaaccgtgacacatttaccccaccaagggtatttttgtcttatttttcctttttcgttttcttttttcttcttcttcttcttctttcttccctccgttggccatggcggagggaagccggagTCGAGCAAGGGGTGCCCTCACCCGACCCAGCCGAGGGTCCCCCTTGCCTGACaccggcgagggcagcccttgccTGACTCTAGCTTCCCTctgccatggccggcggagggaagagagaagaagaagaaaaaaagaaaaagaaaaataatttaaaaagtaaaataccaaaatgccctataatttagggtaaatgtgttacacgGATACAAGTTCggggttttttatgtcacaaaaaaaagtttgaggtaaatgtgtcacagttgacaaagtttgtggttttttatgtcataaaaaaagtttggagtaaatttgtcactttaagcaaagtttggaatttttggtggtattttcCCTTAATTATTCAATCTGGTCAGTAAATTTTGGTTTAATGTGTAAgtcattcatgaatttttaatttattcaatataattcttgGACTTTGGTCCAATGTTCAAgtaactatattgaatatttattgATAGTTCAAAGATTACATTGAACatattaaaattctaaaaacgATTGTATATTAAGCTAAAATCCAAAGATCACATTACATTGATTAAAAATTCAGGGACGATATTATacattaaatcaaagttcatgGATTATTTGTGctattatccttaaaaattgtCCTTTGTATCAGTTGATGACCCATTGAAacttgttttgattttgtttcGTCGATAAGCATTCTGATAAGAATAGCCTGATTGGCACACCATCGAAAGTTGGGCAAATGATATAGATGGAATTCTAGTACCATGCATCACGAGAATGAGGTCCGCAACTTTTAATGTGATGTCAATTATCTCGTTAGCCATGTTAGGGTAAGTGATTGTCATattacaacttttatgaagataaAACGATTGTTTAAGAATATGATTTCTTGTTACTAAGCTAATACAGACAATGAATAAGTTTATCGATTGCATTGGCACACAAGTATATGGTATCATTAATGATCCAGggaagaaaatttgataaatgatgGGTATGTGTTTTGAGTGACGATAGGATATTTAATAGATAATGATCACCACCATACTATAAAAGACATGCCACCGGCCAAACATAAAGATTTGGATAGATGAATTTCACCATCAAGGCCTAAAAGGACACTATTGGCCAAAGAAGATAAAGGGCTTTGAGATGGGAGAAATTTGTCGCAACCCTCCCCAGGACGTCTTAAGGATTTGGGACACAGGTTTAGAGCTATTGCTTGAAAGATGGTCCGAATTGTTCGCTTAAAGATGGCAATTCAAGGAATCCATGATTAAGAGTGCATGCTTTCCCAAGTTCATACATCACGTGACATTAGACTTTGCTTTTTTATTCTTAACAACCTAAGTTTTCCTAGGAGTCGCCACTGGCTATTTGGAGTTGggctaaaaattaaataagatgTTGGAGGTTCATCTCATTTCCTATGCAAGTAGAGATTCTAAGCACATGGACTTGGTTATGCTAATATTTATTAGTGCCCTTTTTGCACCACTAAATCGGAAGGTCCTTGGCGTAAGTGAGCATGCCTTTTTTATTACCAGTCATTGTCCTAAAGGGATCAAAATTGCTAAGTGATCaaggaaatatttttgtgaggtTTATTATGAACCTAAACGAAACTTAACGgttctagaaaagaaattaacaaacaaGTTATGGAAATGCAATGCGATAAAGAAACATTCAAATTATGAAAGACATCAAGCAAGTACAAGAAACGAAAACTCAATAGAAGTGAGGCAAATAATAGACATGGCCTTTTTATTTAGCCTTGGGACATGAACCCATTTAAGCTTTGGGATTAGAGACTATTTCTATCTTAAGTTAGCTTAGATTCTACTCATTATGATTGTTAAACTAATCTAAGCTATTCTAACTATTTATTAAAGAtgtgattttaaatctaatttggTTTTATTGTGTAGAAACTAATCTATTTAAGATATAGGGTAATTAACTAAGCTAGCCAAATTAGAACTAAACTATACTGAGCTAGATTAATCTATGTGTCGCCTTGGACGGCCATAGACCCAACAGGCCACCATTGATAGTCTTGACCGTCACCTCCTATATGCTCagtgtatatttatattctctccccatttttgtcttAATCAAAAAGTAATAATAACGTAAAGGGTATCACGTAGAAAATATGCAATTCAGCTCATGTTCTCATAATATCTTCAGAAATATATGAGGACTTAAACGCAATCTTTAGATACAAAGTCTTCTACTTGCTTAGGTAAACGTGATTTCTTTGACCCTGTCAGGTTCTTCAAAAGTGACTTGTAGtttgttggaaatttctttGGTTGAACTACATTAAGAAATACGATTAAACTCAATAGATAATAAAGCACAGTGAAGGGAATATATGATActtataaattgaaatttacaAAACAAACCTATTCTCTGATAGAATCGGGAACTTGGCTAGTTTGATTCGACGCCGGTTCCAAGTGTAACTGGcctgaaatatttttaaaaaaatgaataaagggTAATTATATCCATATATATCATGTAgcttaatttgaaaaatatcaaacACATTCTTCAAATGGATGAAGAGAAAGATAGTTTCTTAAATATGTTCTTTgagactgaccaaaaaaaaaaaaaaatgttctttgagtgaaaatattattatatggCTTATctaattaagaataaaataataaattacctCAATTAAATTTTGACTTATATCAATCATTTAATGCAGTAATATATTTCACTTAATAAAGAAATCCCctcaatattaaaaaataatgaatcataaaaagtaaaataatataagtgTAGCATTTTATAATGTAGCTTACATATTTCCTATTACTATGATAACCACATTAAACTAAGATATGTATTATTTATTGGATAGCTGATGTATTTATTGATatacttaaattttatttatcttagACTTGCAGTTCATCTTACAATAGCCTAGTCTTCCAACTGGCGTTATCATTTCCCTGTACCACGCCCCAAGTTTCCCTGAGGGAAGGCGTCGCGGGGATCAGACGTGGCTGCCCTCTCCCGTAAAGGAGTGGCCGGGTTAGCCAATGGGGCCGGAATCTTTATCCGAGCTCGGATCCCGGCCTGGGAGGGGCGTAAGGGGTCACTCTCCCCAAGGAGGTTCTTCCTCCATTTCCCTCttgagcagtttaaggacctgctcaggtctTGTACTTACCGATatacttaaattttatttatcttagGCTTGCAGTTCATCTTACAATAGCGGacaaaaaaatgatatattcGATCTAAACTTAGCCGTATTATATGAAAACGAAATTTGTATAATATTGCAGTGGACAAGGGTGACCACAAAGTGATTTAAAATTACTGTCGACGGCCCCCGGATCATTATATTATTCACAAAGAGGGAGATCCAGCACATCGAAGAGATTAAATGGAGAGAATGAGAAGAAAGAGATTACTGTGGCTTGGAAAGCCAGTAGATTCCCACTAACCTATACCACTGTCTAAAGGGAAGAGAGGCCACACTATTTTGGTGACCGACGCTCAATTTCTTTCTTAACCATCCTTAATATCATCTTTTAGATATTATATCCACGTAATTaccattaatttattttttcgatgtttcttttcattttctcgttaatagaaacaattaaaaaaggaaaaccaaacAGATATGTCTACATTTGTCTTGAATAGATTGATTACAGCACAAAGaagtcaaaatttgaaatttaataaaattcctACACACATTGCTTGTCCAAGCATCCTAGTAGGGAAGGGAACAACAATGGACTGCTTCCAGCAAGTCGCATTCTCCCTACTGAGTGCATCATGTGCCTTGTGTCGGTGATCCCTCATCTTGGGCGACTAACCTCGATCCGAGGTTGCATATCACGTGCCGACACGAAGTGCCGATAACTAAAATCCGGTCGAATTTTGATTTCATGTGCCTTTGGTCTGATAATCGCTTCGCTTTACAGTGCGATTCGCACGGCTTTATCAAAGGATTTGGAGCCCACAAAAGCCTTTAAC
This region of Eucalyptus grandis isolate ANBG69807.140 chromosome 8, ASM1654582v1, whole genome shotgun sequence genomic DNA includes:
- the LOC104414281 gene encoding adenosylhomocysteinase, whose protein sequence is MALSVEKTTGGREYKVKDMSQADFGRLEIELAEVEMPGLMACRTEFGPSQPFKGARITGSLHMTIQTAVLIETLTALGAEVRWCSCNIFSTQDHAAAAIARDSAAVFAWKGETLQEYWWCTERALDWGPGGGPDLIVDDGGDATLLIHEGVKAEEIFAKTGKLPDPASTDNAEFQLVLTIIRDGLKTDPQRYHKMKDRLVGVSEETTTGVKRLYQMQANGTLLFPAINVNDSVTKSKFDNLYGCRHSLPDGLMRATDVMIAGKVAVVCGYGDVGKGCAAALKQAGARVIVTEIDPICALQALMEGLQVLPLQDVVSEADIFVTTTGNKDIIMVHDMKKMKNNAIVCNIGHFDNEIDMHGLENFPGVKRITIKPQTDRWVFPDTKSGIIVLAEGRLMNLGCATGHPSFVMSCSFTNQVIAQLELWKEKSSGKYKKEVYVLPKHLDEKVAALHLGKLGAKLTKLSKEQADYISVPVEGPYKPPHYRY